tcgaatactgttataaaaaagacaggacttttaataacaggggctatgttagcgttttcagaagcattatcaatactcccggttatcaatttttaagtgttatgaatattgttttttcttgtagtgtcgcTGGAATCGGAATCATGAAATACCACATTCTTAGGAGGCGACAGATAAAAATGGAGACAGAGGCGTGGGAAGAGGCTACCAAAGAGTACCAAGAGCTTCTAACAGACATGTGTGAGCATAAACTTGCACCCAATTTCCCTTATGTGAAGTCATTGTTCCTTGGTTGGTTTGAGCCTTTGCAGAATGCCATTGTTGCTGATCAGGAGAAAGTGAAGAAAATGGCTACCGGTCAGTTCAAGGCGGAGACTTTGTTCGATGAAGCAGCACTTCGAAACCGAAGAGGGTAAAAAGCTTTGCAAGAAAGTTAATCTCGTTTACCAGTTTAATCTCGCACCCAAGGCcttatcttaatttttattttattttattttttaaaaaatgggaattttgatTTGGGTTTGTGACCTAATTTTTGATAATTTGTCGTTGGGTTTACAGAAAATTGGGATCGGTGAGGTCTGTTATACTATTGATTTGAAGAATGCGAAGGTCTTCAAAGGTtagttcttttttcttcttttttaactAATTTGTTTGATTGGATTTGGGAATAAGTTACATGAGAATGTATAATTGCTTGGTTTCATATTTTCTAAGAAAATCCTTTaattgtttaatttctcttgtgTTGAGGAGGCTTTGCTTTTGTCTCACTATTTGGCCACACaatatatgacatatatatatacaatttaaTTTGTAAACTAAACCTTTTTTTAATCTCATTTGACATTAGTTTTGTTTTGATCACTATTTGTGAAGTAACTTCTTAGTAAGAAAAAAGAAGATGCTCATTTTTGTGAGTTTTGGTCAAATTTAAGGAACATTGGAAGGAGAAGAAAAGCTTGATGCCACATTTTCCTTCAAGGAAGATGATTTTGTCAAAACTGCATTTGGAAAGATGAATCCCCAGATTTCTTTCATGAGGTTGGTTTACACCTCTTAATTTTTCGAAGTCAAATTGATCATTTACTAATGTTTATTGTCATCAACTGTTTACTAGATGTAAATAATTTCACCTTTTTTTCTGAATAGAAAATTCTGTTGAATTGCTACCGCTGCAATTCTTTCTCAAAGAATCTACAATTTTTTCCCCATTACTTGGTTCTTTGTATTTGTTGTACATCATATTGATGTTCCTAGTATTGTGATACAAATAGCCTATTTGTTGTATGTATAAGTCATTTATTCATTTATGAAGTTTTTAATATAAGAACTGCGTAGCATAAATCATGAAAGATGTGCTTAGCTAAGATGTACGATATAAAATTGCTACTTTGTATGAGTCAATGTTACCTTTTTCGTATTTATTTATTAGCGGAACCTTATGATATATCTTTATGTATTAAAGTGTTTATATGATAGACATTGTTGTTTTTTAGcaaaattttttttctttttgtttaaatAGTTTTATAATTTCTGttagttaacaaaaaaaaaacaaaaaaaaaatttaatttgttaTCTTTATATAGAGAGATAACGTTTCATTATATGATTAACAATTAATAAGTACACCAACTTCTCATACTCATGAGCTATGAAGATATCTTAGATATGGCTTGGTAGCTTTATATGAGAGAGAGAAATAGACATTGTATATGGTCCTTCTAGATTTATGAAAATAGTTGATAATGGTGAGAGAGGCTATTTCTATGTTCTCAATTTTTAATCTGATACGTGATGCCTTCTAGTTTTATGAAAATATTTGATAATGGTTGAAGCGTGTCTATGAGTTTGATTTGCTATTTTGTATTGGACTGAAAGATAATTAAAAAGTGGGGATCTATTTTTGAACCTTGTTTGCAGCAATCTACTAATTGCTTACAAAAATAGAAGAAGctctattctatttttgtttttttttcctataAGCTAATTTTTAGTTTTGTACCTCTATTGTCAGTGGTCTTGGAATTCAGCGATAGCGGACACTCTGTTTGGCAGTGGAATTTTCTCTTCGTTCATCTCTTAGCTTATTGTTTCTCTTTTGCGTTTTTTGATGGTTTAACACAATGCTATCTTTTGGGCTATTAGCTTTCTGATTTGAACAGCACAAAAGAACAATTTCTATCAAATATTACTTGATGTAAATACTGtagaccctcgatttggccaacgacacggagtcaaatatacgacaggaaatgagacgaaaaataaaaatttaatctaatagaaaagaagaaaacaccaacgatttatagtggttcggccccaaagaatggtaatgacctacgtccacttagtgatattattaatattgaatgccaacgccgtgatcaaagaactagggttcttgagtttcacaaaccttgaaagaattaaaataaaacgatggataatcgcactatagctctctctctcaatattcaggaaaaagattcaaagatccaaaagtcccttccttgagctatttcatgcatatttataggctcaaggagggttacatgggccaatgggccttaactttccttaataactgcgtatcaaggtaataaagaggaaataatcaatgtaattattataggattacaatcttagaaggaaataaatcaaattatacgaccagcctggttgtatctaatagttaagcctgACGAAGCGATGTGTAGATGGTCAATAACCGAACATCACCGCCTCatttcaattctgccacgtgtcatccacgtgtgaAAAATACCTGCCCCGTCATAAGCAATagtttttttgtaaatatttgccccccaagtttactttacttcgaccagcataaagtaaacttaggtgtgtgacctttcgtatgccccatgaAACCTGTCAGAGTCGTCATGCCTCTTCgaaaaaaacaaccaatcatgtccaatcaggacttttcggtttcccaaaaacttgTTTGACGGCTATTACCGTTCCCCACACTTTCAAAACAGTAATTTATCATTACCTCTTTTATAGTGTCACAGTCATTATGAATAATAGCCCTAATTCACCTTTTAACTGTTCACTTTTCACTCATCATCTCCttttcaagaacaccaaagaactTTAACCTCCAGAGCTTAGAAATCCCAGGAGCTTTCATCGTTGATCCATGGAATCTTCGTTCAAATGCTCAAACTTTTCTGTGTTCATAA
The genomic region above belongs to Humulus lupulus chromosome 1, drHumLupu1.1, whole genome shotgun sequence and contains:
- the LOC133819732 gene encoding sterol carrier protein 2-like, which translates into the protein MKQHFETEEGKKLCKKVNLVYQFNLAPKKIGIGEVCYTIDLKNAKVFKGTLEGEEKLDATFSFKEDDFVKTAFGKMNPQISFMSSIYISCLIARFVSFCADMSSEDVFEHYKAVDASSCWKKDSKKTRGESSKTASMKA